In one Halorubrum sp. CBA1229 genomic region, the following are encoded:
- a CDS encoding PAS domain-containing protein: MGTDRPALHVGDRDGLPDAAWTSLPAETTRIAPSEPAERDDRFKKDAVVVVRLDAGEEGPAERLRRIRERFPDAPVLAYSADDDPDAAIDAGRLGIEYVSGRRLAADGETLADRVAELTERDGDGRRDDVDRAFLEPFVRIVSDRRADLEEQIDALLELGRGYLGLSIGYSSRITDDRLEIRQYSDSTGVLDPIAGGDADGSVPLELTYCRRTVSSRSAGGDRGTDGGRGERGGGEDGERNGRPGVFAFTDPEAAGMRGDPAYEQFGFGSYVGGRVVVDEEVFGTICFLDPESRDRPFDASEELFVELLAEWLGREIERRLALERREAAVEQYEETLERIDDAFFALDDEWRFTYVNEKAATLLDRDPDELLGAEVWEEFPAAIGREYERNYRRAMEEQETVSFEEHYEPLDLWTEVTAYPSPDGLSVFFSDVTDRKRREATLERLLSTVERIQRTDDKEAIANRLIEAADEVLGYEIGGVRLHDPETDRLRLVATSDGLGERFAGRDPRPPGEGVTGTVYERGEPWVCDDVAALGDDRDYHGMRSFATMPLGEHGAFVVGASEPNAFDEDDVSVLELLSTNAVAAMDAHDRRGRLRTYENALKNVDDMVCVLDADGAVTYATKPFAEWLGVDDRALVGSRLEEALPDPSAERVSTAVRGLLDHVASGGPAADGPNADPVQSVVVSVERDDDSRTQRGELRLSALAGGSTGVVGSLSDTTDLHRTRTELTREQDRFDRLFERLPDPVIEVALEPNETVIAGVNSAFADRFGYDPVALRGRTIDALDILDDRIAGPGEEPGTGGEGEGTDERSLDERVREEGSVAAEVRRRTVDGPREFLFRGFTYETAGGRRAFGIYTDITDRQRRERYFRVVNRILRHNLRNELNVVFGFASEIASNAEDDRTADYARRIETTGRRLADLAEGAAGIRRVVEEGTVSDPEPVSVGQVAGAVREECAERYPEARIDAAVPDDAVVRGDDRLRDALGHLVENAVVHARADAPRVEIGAERHPEGETVSVRVADDGPGIPDGVREVITGEAEVTQLNHNTGIGLWIVAWIVEAYGGEVAFGPGIDGEGTTVTLRLPAAE; the protein is encoded by the coding sequence ATGGGGACTGACAGACCCGCGCTCCACGTCGGCGACCGCGACGGCCTGCCGGACGCGGCGTGGACGAGCCTGCCGGCGGAGACGACGCGGATCGCGCCGAGCGAGCCAGCTGAACGCGACGACCGATTTAAAAAGGACGCCGTCGTGGTCGTCCGGCTCGACGCGGGAGAGGAGGGCCCCGCCGAACGGCTGCGCCGGATCCGAGAGCGGTTCCCCGACGCGCCGGTGCTCGCCTACTCGGCGGACGACGACCCGGACGCGGCCATCGACGCGGGCCGACTCGGGATCGAGTACGTCTCCGGCCGGCGACTGGCGGCCGACGGCGAGACGCTCGCGGACCGGGTCGCCGAGCTGACGGAACGCGACGGCGACGGTCGCCGTGACGACGTCGACCGCGCGTTCCTCGAACCGTTCGTGCGGATCGTCTCCGACAGGCGCGCGGACTTGGAAGAGCAGATCGACGCGCTGCTCGAACTCGGTCGCGGCTACCTCGGGCTGTCGATCGGGTACTCGTCCCGGATCACCGACGACCGGCTCGAGATCCGACAGTACAGCGATTCCACAGGTGTTCTCGACCCGATCGCGGGCGGCGACGCGGACGGGTCGGTCCCGCTGGAGCTGACCTACTGTCGGCGGACCGTGAGCAGCCGCTCCGCCGGGGGCGACCGGGGAACCGACGGGGGACGGGGCGAACGCGGCGGCGGGGAGGACGGGGAACGAAACGGTCGCCCCGGCGTGTTCGCGTTCACCGACCCCGAGGCCGCCGGGATGCGGGGCGACCCGGCGTACGAGCAGTTCGGCTTCGGCAGCTACGTCGGCGGGCGCGTCGTCGTCGACGAGGAGGTGTTCGGCACGATCTGTTTCCTCGACCCCGAGTCCCGCGACCGCCCGTTCGACGCGTCGGAGGAGCTGTTCGTCGAGCTTCTCGCCGAGTGGCTCGGCCGAGAGATAGAGCGCCGGCTGGCCCTCGAGCGGCGCGAGGCGGCGGTCGAGCAGTACGAGGAGACGCTCGAACGGATCGACGACGCCTTCTTCGCGCTCGACGACGAGTGGCGGTTCACCTACGTCAACGAGAAGGCCGCGACGCTGCTCGACCGCGACCCGGACGAGCTGCTCGGCGCCGAGGTGTGGGAGGAGTTCCCGGCCGCGATCGGCCGGGAGTACGAGCGGAACTACCGGCGGGCCATGGAGGAACAGGAGACGGTCTCGTTCGAGGAGCACTACGAGCCGCTCGACCTCTGGACCGAGGTGACCGCCTATCCCTCGCCGGACGGGCTCTCCGTGTTCTTCTCCGACGTCACCGACCGGAAGCGCCGGGAGGCGACGCTCGAGCGGCTCCTCAGCACCGTTGAGCGGATCCAGCGGACCGACGACAAGGAGGCGATCGCCAACCGGCTGATCGAGGCCGCCGACGAGGTCCTCGGGTACGAGATCGGCGGCGTGCGGCTGCACGACCCCGAGACCGACCGGCTCCGGCTGGTCGCCACGAGCGACGGGCTCGGCGAGCGGTTCGCCGGTCGCGACCCGCGGCCGCCCGGTGAGGGGGTCACGGGCACGGTGTACGAGCGCGGCGAGCCGTGGGTGTGCGACGACGTCGCCGCGCTGGGCGACGACCGCGACTACCACGGGATGCGGTCGTTCGCGACCATGCCGCTCGGCGAGCACGGCGCGTTCGTGGTCGGCGCCAGCGAGCCGAACGCGTTCGACGAGGACGACGTGTCGGTGCTCGAACTGCTGTCGACGAACGCGGTCGCGGCGATGGACGCCCACGACCGTCGCGGCCGCCTCCGGACCTACGAGAACGCCCTCAAGAACGTCGACGACATGGTCTGCGTGCTCGACGCCGACGGCGCAGTGACGTACGCCACGAAGCCGTTCGCCGAGTGGCTCGGCGTCGACGACCGCGCGCTCGTCGGGAGCCGCCTCGAGGAGGCGCTGCCGGACCCGTCGGCCGAGCGCGTCTCGACCGCCGTCCGGGGGCTCCTCGACCACGTCGCCTCCGGCGGACCCGCGGCGGACGGGCCGAACGCCGACCCGGTCCAGAGCGTCGTCGTGTCGGTCGAGCGCGACGACGACTCGCGCACCCAGCGCGGCGAGCTGCGGCTCTCCGCGCTGGCCGGCGGGTCGACCGGGGTGGTCGGGTCGCTGTCGGACACCACGGACCTCCACCGAACGCGGACGGAGCTCACCCGCGAGCAGGACCGCTTCGACCGGCTGTTCGAGCGCCTCCCGGATCCGGTGATCGAGGTCGCGCTCGAGCCGAACGAGACGGTGATCGCCGGGGTCAACTCGGCGTTCGCGGACCGGTTCGGCTACGACCCGGTCGCGCTCCGCGGGCGCACCATCGACGCGCTGGACATCCTCGACGACCGGATCGCCGGCCCGGGCGAGGAGCCCGGGACGGGGGGAGAAGGCGAGGGGACGGACGAGCGGTCCCTCGACGAGCGCGTCCGCGAGGAGGGGTCCGTCGCCGCCGAGGTCCGCCGGCGGACCGTCGACGGACCGCGAGAGTTCCTCTTCCGCGGGTTCACGTACGAGACGGCCGGCGGGCGCCGCGCGTTCGGCATCTACACCGACATCACCGACCGGCAGCGCCGCGAGCGGTACTTCCGGGTCGTCAACCGCATCCTCCGGCACAACCTCCGCAACGAGCTGAACGTCGTGTTCGGGTTCGCGAGCGAGATCGCGAGCAACGCCGAGGACGACCGGACCGCCGACTACGCCCGCCGGATCGAGACGACCGGGAGGCGGCTCGCCGACCTCGCGGAGGGAGCGGCCGGGATCAGGCGCGTCGTCGAGGAGGGGACCGTGAGCGACCCCGAACCCGTCTCGGTCGGGCAGGTCGCCGGGGCGGTCCGCGAGGAGTGCGCCGAGCGGTACCCCGAGGCCCGGATCGACGCCGCGGTCCCCGACGACGCCGTCGTCCGCGGCGACGATCGACTGAGGGACGCGCTCGGGCACCTCGTCGAGAACGCCGTGGTCCACGCGCGGGCCGACGCGCCGCGGGTGGAGATCGGCGCCGAGCGCCACCCGGAGGGCGAGACCGTGAGCGTGCGGGTCGCCGACGACGGCCCGGGGATCCCCGACGGGGTCCGCGAGGTGATCACGGGCGAGGCCGAGGTGACGCAGCTCAACCACAACACCGGCATCGGGCTGTGGATCGTCGCCTGGATCGTCGAGGCGTACGGCGGCGAGGTCGCGTTCGGGCCGGGGATCGACGGCGAGGGGACGACCGTCACGCTCCGGCTCCCGGCGGCGGAGTGA
- the pyrE gene encoding orotate phosphoribosyltransferase has protein sequence MTDDERRRELIAALRAADAVRFGEFELSHGGTSDYYVDKYLFETDPDALTLVSEAFAARLEDADAKLAGVALGAVPLVAVTAAELGRPYVIARKSAKEYGTGNRIEGRLDEGEEVVVLEDIATTGQSAVDAVEALREAGATVNRVLVVVDREEGAEELLADHDVELESLLTATELLAERDEE, from the coding sequence ATGACCGACGACGAGCGACGACGCGAGCTCATCGCCGCACTGCGGGCGGCCGACGCCGTCCGATTCGGCGAGTTCGAGCTCTCGCACGGCGGCACCAGCGACTACTACGTAGACAAGTACCTGTTCGAGACCGACCCGGACGCGCTGACGCTCGTCAGCGAGGCGTTCGCGGCCCGGCTCGAGGACGCGGACGCGAAGCTCGCGGGGGTCGCGCTCGGCGCGGTCCCGCTCGTGGCCGTCACGGCCGCCGAGCTGGGGCGCCCGTACGTCATCGCGCGCAAGTCGGCGAAGGAGTACGGCACCGGCAACCGCATCGAGGGGCGGCTCGACGAGGGCGAGGAGGTCGTCGTGTTGGAGGACATCGCCACGACCGGGCAGTCGGCCGTCGACGCCGTCGAGGCGCTGCGCGAGGCGGGCGCGACGGTGAACCGCGTGCTCGTCGTCGTCGACCGGGAGGAGGGGGCCGAGGAGCTGCTCGCCGACCACGACGTGGAGCTGGAGTCGCTTTTGACGGCGACGGAGCTGCTGGCGGAGCGGGACGAGGAGTAG
- a CDS encoding AAA family ATPase, translating into MDVPEAAAACSRVVDEVGGAVVADREFLDRVTLGILARGHVLLEDVPGTGKTLSARSFATALGLEFSRVQFTPDLLPSDVTGTNVFDEGDGSFAFSPGPIFANVVLADEINRAPPKTQAALLEAMEEGQVTVDGDTHALPEPFYVIATQNPVESEGAFPLPEAQLDRFTIKTSIGYPDDDGEVELLRRRAGRVEQAPTVDRVLDADAVSALREVPESVRVEDDLLGYMAALVRATREDRRVDVGVSPRGTQRLFETARAAAVVAGREFVTPDDVKRVAEPALAHRLVLTPDAAVNDVDKRDVIADALDRVAVPTVETAEA; encoded by the coding sequence ATGGACGTCCCCGAAGCGGCGGCGGCCTGCTCGCGCGTCGTCGACGAGGTCGGCGGGGCGGTCGTCGCCGACCGCGAGTTCCTCGACCGCGTCACTCTCGGTATCCTCGCCCGCGGCCACGTCCTCCTCGAGGACGTGCCCGGCACCGGCAAGACCCTCTCTGCGCGCTCGTTCGCGACCGCGCTCGGCTTAGAGTTCTCCCGGGTGCAGTTCACGCCGGACCTCCTCCCGAGCGACGTCACCGGGACGAACGTGTTCGACGAAGGCGACGGCTCCTTCGCCTTCTCGCCCGGCCCGATCTTCGCCAACGTCGTGCTCGCCGACGAGATCAACCGGGCGCCGCCGAAGACGCAGGCGGCGCTGCTGGAGGCGATGGAGGAGGGACAGGTGACCGTCGACGGCGACACGCACGCCCTCCCGGAGCCGTTCTACGTCATCGCGACCCAGAACCCGGTGGAGAGCGAGGGCGCGTTCCCCCTGCCCGAGGCGCAGCTCGACCGGTTCACGATCAAGACCTCGATCGGCTACCCCGACGACGACGGCGAGGTCGAGCTGCTCCGGCGGCGCGCGGGCCGCGTCGAGCAGGCGCCGACCGTCGACCGCGTGCTCGACGCCGACGCCGTCTCGGCGCTCCGCGAGGTGCCCGAGTCCGTCCGCGTCGAGGACGACCTGCTCGGGTACATGGCCGCGCTCGTCCGCGCGACCCGCGAGGACCGCCGCGTCGACGTGGGCGTCTCGCCCCGGGGCACCCAGCGGCTGTTCGAGACCGCCCGCGCCGCGGCGGTCGTCGCCGGCCGCGAGTTCGTCACCCCGGACGACGTGAAGCGCGTCGCGGAGCCGGCGCTCGCGCACCGGCTCGTCCTGACCCCGGACGCCGCCGTCAACGACGTCGACAAGCGCGACGTGATCGCCGACGCCCTCGACCGCGTCGCGGTGCCGACCGTCGAGACGGCCGAGGCCTGA
- a CDS encoding group 1 truncated hemoglobin translates to MADATLYDRLGGEPAVGAVVGEFYDRVLADERVAHHFDDVDMSAQRSHQTKFLSAVTGGPMQYEGDDMETAHEGLAITDAEFDAIAGHLDGALREFDVADADREAVMETVEGYRDDIVEA, encoded by the coding sequence ATGGCAGACGCGACGCTGTACGACCGCCTGGGCGGCGAGCCGGCGGTCGGTGCGGTTGTAGGGGAGTTCTACGACCGGGTGCTGGCCGACGAGCGGGTGGCCCACCACTTCGACGACGTGGACATGTCGGCCCAGCGCTCCCACCAGACGAAGTTCCTGAGCGCGGTCACCGGCGGCCCGATGCAGTACGAGGGCGACGACATGGAGACGGCCCACGAGGGGCTCGCGATCACGGACGCGGAGTTCGACGCGATCGCGGGGCACCTCGACGGGGCGCTCCGGGAGTTCGACGTCGCCGACGCGGACCGCGAGGCGGTGATGGAGACGGTCGAGGGGTACCGCGACGACATCGTCGAGGCGTGA
- a CDS encoding alpha-amylase family protein, with product MSDPAWYEDATIYSLDVKTFNDGDGDGWGDFRGAIERLDYLDELGVDALWIRPFYPSPLRDNGYDVADYYGVDDRLGSLDDFREFADRAHERGIRVITDLVFNHTSNEHEWFQRAREDPDSDYHDYYLWTSHLADAHQRGNIFPEYEDGVWSYDDVAEKHYFHQFYGHQPDLNVANPAVREELYDVLRFWLDQGADGFRIDAAHPMLMPKGHNATTLDETDLGDSIELFKEMRRVVEAEQSDAVLLAEADDEPEHLDYYFGDGEAFHLQFNFVMNAHLTYAVGVKDTWPLQRAEEILPDVSDVGAWVNFLRNHDEWNLLKLPEEAFEHAREHFGDDAGDSWIFERGHRLRLADLYDGDRDRIAVAHSLLFSLPGSVALQSGDEIGMGADLSLPEREAVRTPMQWDDSPNGGFSTAAPEDCYNPVVDEGAYAYDRVNVAAQRDDPDSLLSRVEALVAARDACPEIARGDYRALETDHKETRVHRFDHERGDGEDTDGTVLLCAHNLADDYREEIVGFDVDPDTVEHVVGDGEHYVAEGGVTFKLDACDYAWLRGEKR from the coding sequence ATGAGCGATCCGGCCTGGTACGAGGACGCGACGATCTACTCGTTGGACGTCAAGACGTTCAACGACGGCGACGGGGACGGCTGGGGGGATTTCCGGGGGGCGATCGAGCGGCTCGACTACCTCGACGAGCTCGGTGTCGACGCGCTCTGGATCCGGCCGTTCTACCCGAGCCCGCTCCGCGACAACGGGTACGACGTCGCCGACTACTACGGCGTCGACGACCGGCTGGGGAGCCTCGACGACTTCCGCGAGTTCGCCGACCGGGCGCACGAGCGGGGGATCCGCGTGATCACCGACCTCGTCTTCAACCACACCTCGAACGAGCACGAGTGGTTCCAGCGGGCGCGCGAGGACCCCGACTCCGACTACCACGACTACTACCTGTGGACGAGTCACCTGGCGGACGCCCACCAGCGCGGCAACATCTTCCCGGAGTACGAGGACGGCGTCTGGTCGTACGACGACGTCGCCGAGAAGCACTACTTCCACCAGTTCTACGGCCACCAGCCCGACCTCAACGTCGCGAACCCCGCGGTCCGCGAGGAGCTGTACGACGTGCTCCGGTTCTGGCTCGACCAGGGCGCGGACGGCTTCCGGATCGACGCCGCCCACCCGATGCTGATGCCGAAGGGACACAACGCGACCACCCTCGACGAGACCGACCTCGGCGACTCAATCGAGCTGTTCAAGGAGATGCGACGGGTCGTCGAGGCGGAGCAGTCCGACGCGGTGCTGCTCGCCGAGGCCGACGACGAGCCGGAACACCTCGACTACTACTTCGGCGACGGCGAGGCGTTCCACCTCCAGTTCAACTTCGTGATGAACGCGCACCTCACGTACGCGGTCGGCGTGAAAGACACCTGGCCGCTCCAGCGCGCCGAGGAGATCCTCCCCGACGTCTCCGACGTGGGCGCGTGGGTGAACTTCCTGCGGAACCACGACGAGTGGAACCTGCTGAAGCTCCCGGAGGAGGCGTTCGAGCACGCCCGCGAACACTTCGGCGACGACGCCGGCGACTCGTGGATCTTCGAGCGCGGCCACCGGCTCCGGCTCGCGGACCTGTACGACGGCGACCGCGACCGGATCGCCGTCGCCCACAGCCTCCTCTTCTCGCTCCCCGGGTCCGTCGCGCTCCAGTCCGGTGACGAGATCGGGATGGGCGCGGACCTCTCGCTCCCCGAGCGCGAGGCCGTCCGCACGCCGATGCAGTGGGACGACTCCCCGAACGGCGGCTTCTCGACCGCGGCCCCTGAGGACTGCTACAACCCCGTGGTCGACGAGGGCGCCTACGCCTACGACCGCGTGAACGTCGCCGCCCAGCGCGACGACCCCGACTCGCTGCTCTCGCGGGTCGAGGCGCTCGTGGCGGCCCGCGACGCGTGTCCCGAGATCGCCCGCGGCGACTACCGCGCGCTCGAGACCGACCACAAGGAGACGCGCGTTCACCGGTTCGACCATGAAAGGGGAGACGGAGAGGACACGGACGGGACCGTCCTCCTCTGCGCGCACAACCTCGCCGACGACTACCGCGAGGAGATCGTCGGCTTCGACGTCGACCCGGACACCGTCGAGCACGTCGTCGGCGACGGCGAGCACTACGTCGCGGAGGGGGGCGTCACGTTCAAGCTCGACGCCTGCGACTACGCGTGGCTGCGCGGCGAGAAGCGGTAA
- a CDS encoding (R)-citramalate synthase yields MTRTPLTDLDEVQLLDTTLRDGEQMPSVSLTPAEKVDVARELDAAGMHLIEAGSACTSEGEREAIRRVAGEGLSATVTSFARGVKADVDHALDCGVDGINLVVPASDKHVETKVGSTRDEVVDTTVELVEYAKDHGLWVEVLGEDGSRADLDYLDRLLGAGLDAGADRICYCDTVGAADPERTAEVVSRLADRGPTSLHTHDDLGLGVANVHAGLKAGADTVHGTVMGVGERAGNVALEEVAVALARSYDVDTVELERLYRLCRTVSEATGVALPPNKAVCGANAFAHESGIHTDGTLKDGTMYEPYPPETVGRERRLVLGKHAGRAGVKAALAEHDVAVDDDELSAVVSRVKELGDRGKRVTDADLLAITEDVQGRERDRRVELVDLSATSGGNLPTASVRLRVGDEERVASGTGAGPVDAGLEAVRAALAGDSSGEGVSFDLNSYHVDAITGGTDAVVTVEVDLSRGDRSVSVSSTDADITRASVVAMVDGLDRLLSAAAEDGSVPDAASLADD; encoded by the coding sequence TTGACCCGAACACCACTCACCGACCTCGACGAGGTACAGCTGTTAGACACCACCCTGCGCGACGGCGAGCAGATGCCCAGCGTCTCGCTGACGCCGGCCGAGAAGGTCGACGTCGCCCGCGAGCTCGACGCGGCGGGGATGCACCTGATCGAGGCGGGCTCGGCGTGCACCTCGGAGGGCGAGCGCGAGGCCATCCGGCGGGTCGCGGGCGAGGGGCTCTCGGCGACCGTGACGAGCTTCGCCCGCGGCGTGAAGGCCGACGTCGACCACGCGCTCGACTGCGGCGTCGACGGGATCAACCTCGTCGTCCCGGCCTCGGACAAGCACGTCGAGACGAAGGTCGGCTCGACCCGCGACGAGGTGGTCGACACGACGGTCGAGCTCGTCGAGTACGCGAAAGACCACGGCCTGTGGGTCGAGGTGCTCGGCGAGGACGGCTCCCGCGCCGACCTCGACTACCTCGACCGCCTGCTCGGCGCCGGCCTCGACGCCGGCGCCGACCGGATCTGCTACTGCGACACGGTCGGCGCGGCCGACCCGGAGCGCACCGCCGAGGTCGTCTCCCGGCTCGCCGACCGCGGCCCGACGAGCCTCCACACCCACGACGACCTCGGCCTCGGCGTGGCGAACGTCCACGCCGGGCTGAAGGCGGGCGCCGACACCGTCCACGGCACCGTGATGGGCGTCGGCGAGCGCGCCGGCAACGTCGCCTTAGAGGAGGTCGCCGTCGCGCTCGCCCGGTCGTACGACGTCGACACGGTCGAGCTAGAGCGGCTCTACCGGCTCTGTCGGACCGTCTCGGAAGCCACGGGCGTCGCGCTCCCGCCGAACAAGGCGGTCTGCGGCGCCAACGCCTTCGCCCACGAGTCCGGCATCCACACCGACGGCACGCTCAAGGACGGGACGATGTACGAGCCGTACCCGCCCGAGACGGTGGGCCGCGAGCGGCGCCTCGTCCTCGGGAAACACGCCGGCCGCGCCGGCGTCAAGGCCGCGCTCGCCGAGCACGACGTCGCGGTCGACGACGACGAGCTGAGCGCGGTCGTGAGCCGCGTGAAGGAGCTCGGCGACCGCGGGAAGCGCGTCACCGACGCCGACCTGCTCGCGATCACCGAGGACGTGCAGGGCCGCGAGCGCGACCGCCGCGTCGAGCTCGTCGACCTGTCGGCCACCTCCGGCGGGAACCTCCCCACCGCGTCGGTGCGACTCCGCGTCGGCGACGAGGAGCGCGTCGCCTCCGGTACGGGCGCCGGCCCGGTCGACGCCGGCCTCGAGGCCGTGCGGGCCGCGCTGGCGGGCGATTCGAGCGGAGAAGGCGTCTCCTTCGATCTGAACTCCTACCACGTCGACGCGATCACGGGCGGCACCGACGCGGTCGTCACCGTCGAGGTCGACCTCTCGCGGGGCGACCGGTCGGTCTCCGTCTCCTCGACGGACGCGGACATCACCCGCGCCAGCGTCGTCGCGATGGTCGACGGGCTCGACCGCCTGCTCTCGGCCGCCGCCGAGGACGGATCGGTGCCGGACGCGGCCTCGCTGGCGGACGACTGA
- a CDS encoding cupin domain-containing protein, whose amino-acid sequence MKRVAVDDVDVVTNPMEVHDVRRPVSRVLGTEHVAMNYFELAPGDAFSGGLHAHGDQEEVFYVLSGTATFEVGRERERVDVEAGELIRFAPGEFQSGFVREDADEEVVAWAFGAPGARHDWEQIESLIECRSCGEELPHATELTDEGRFRFTCSECGTSFSP is encoded by the coding sequence ATGAAGCGAGTCGCGGTCGACGACGTCGACGTCGTCACGAACCCGATGGAGGTCCACGACGTGCGCAGACCGGTCTCTCGCGTCCTCGGCACGGAGCACGTGGCGATGAACTACTTCGAGCTCGCGCCCGGCGACGCCTTCTCCGGCGGGCTTCACGCCCACGGCGACCAGGAGGAGGTGTTCTACGTGCTCTCCGGGACCGCCACCTTCGAGGTCGGGCGGGAGCGCGAGCGCGTCGACGTCGAGGCCGGCGAGCTGATCCGGTTCGCGCCCGGCGAGTTCCAGTCCGGGTTCGTCCGCGAGGACGCCGACGAGGAGGTCGTCGCGTGGGCGTTCGGCGCCCCCGGCGCGCGTCACGACTGGGAGCAGATCGAGTCGCTGATCGAGTGTCGGAGCTGCGGGGAGGAGCTCCCGCACGCGACGGAGCTGACCGACGAGGGGCGATTCCGGTTCACGTGCAGCGAGTGCGGCACGTCGTTCTCGCCGTAG
- a CDS encoding biotin transporter BioY — protein sequence MATSTESVDLVGDEAATNLARAALFAALVGAFAYVTFPNPVSPVSVTLQVLGVFLAGIYLGPVWGAASLVLYLAAGALGAPVFQGGSAGVGALVGQSAGYLWSYPLAAAAVGAVVHRGATLRDLDSVGVPTLVGAMILGTAIIYALGVAGLALVLSLGPVEAVTVGAAAFLPAEALKVAAAVGIVRSDAIAAA from the coding sequence ATGGCAACCAGCACGGAGTCGGTGGATCTCGTCGGCGACGAGGCCGCGACGAACCTCGCTCGCGCGGCGCTGTTCGCCGCGCTCGTCGGCGCGTTCGCGTACGTGACGTTCCCGAATCCCGTCTCGCCCGTCTCGGTGACCCTCCAGGTGCTCGGCGTGTTCCTCGCCGGGATCTACCTCGGGCCAGTGTGGGGGGCCGCGTCGCTCGTCCTCTACCTCGCCGCGGGCGCGCTCGGCGCCCCAGTGTTCCAAGGCGGCTCGGCCGGTGTCGGCGCGCTCGTCGGCCAGTCCGCCGGCTACCTCTGGTCGTACCCGCTCGCCGCCGCCGCGGTCGGCGCGGTCGTCCACCGGGGCGCGACCCTCCGCGACCTCGATTCCGTCGGCGTCCCGACGCTCGTCGGCGCGATGATACTCGGCACCGCGATCATCTACGCGCTCGGCGTCGCCGGCCTCGCCCTCGTGCTCTCGCTCGGCCCGGTCGAGGCGGTGACCGTCGGCGCCGCGGCGTTCCTCCCCGCGGAGGCGCTGAAGGTCGCCGCCGCGGTCGGCATCGTGCGCTCGGACGCGATCGCGGCGGCGTGA
- a CDS encoding ABC transporter ATP-binding protein translates to MIDVDGLTCRYGGGSGDEASVTAVDDATLSVPDGEFLVVAGANGSGKTTLVRTFNGLVTPDSGTVSVNGTPVESDLVAARTAVGMVFQDPRDQLVAATVGADVAFGPENLGLAHDEIDRRVAAALDAVNMAGRGDDRIASLSGGERERVAIAGALAMEPDHLVLDEPFTGLDEPARRSVVDRLRDRHRAGTSVVVVTHDLRDVLGLADRVVGLADGRVAVDAAPEAAVADLPGLDVRVPAGATGDRPDETPASDP, encoded by the coding sequence GTGATCGACGTCGACGGCCTCACCTGTCGGTACGGCGGTGGTTCCGGGGACGAAGCCAGCGTCACGGCCGTCGACGACGCGACCCTCTCGGTCCCGGACGGCGAGTTCCTCGTCGTCGCGGGCGCGAACGGCTCCGGAAAGACGACGCTGGTCCGGACGTTCAACGGGCTCGTGACGCCGGACTCTGGGACGGTCTCGGTCAACGGGACGCCCGTCGAGAGCGACCTCGTCGCCGCCCGGACCGCGGTCGGCATGGTGTTCCAAGACCCCCGCGACCAGCTCGTCGCGGCCACCGTCGGCGCCGACGTCGCGTTCGGCCCGGAGAACCTCGGCCTCGCGCACGACGAGATCGACCGCCGGGTCGCGGCGGCGCTCGACGCCGTAAACATGGCCGGGCGCGGGGACGACCGGATCGCGTCGCTGTCGGGCGGCGAGCGCGAGCGCGTCGCGATCGCCGGCGCGCTGGCGATGGAGCCGGATCACCTCGTCTTAGACGAGCCGTTCACCGGGCTCGACGAGCCGGCTCGGCGCTCGGTCGTGGACCGCCTCCGGGACCGCCACCGCGCGGGGACGAGCGTGGTCGTCGTCACCCACGACCTCCGCGACGTGCTCGGGCTCGCCGACCGCGTGGTCGGGCTGGCGGACGGGCGGGTCGCGGTCGACGCCGCCCCGGAGGCGGCGGTCGCGGACCTGCCGGGACTGGACGTGCGGGTCCCCGCGGGAGCGACCGGAGACCGCCCCGACGAAACCCCCGCCTCGGACCCGTGA